GAATGGTCTGTTTAATTTCTTGCATTATCTCTTTAAAGTGAGAAGCATCTTATTTGTTACAATGCAGTTATTTGTTTCACAAGAAAATCTACCATTGCATTATCTCTTTCGTATTTGTGTTCGTTCTGAATTGGTATACTATTTCCATTTCTCTGCTGCCTGATTGCTTTAAtggagtttcttttttttttttttttttttttttcttcttctttccctaAAGCTGAAATATGTCCAAATTCTCTGCTGTTGGTGCTCTTGCTTTTCATATCCAACGATTTGAATGCACACAAGTTCACGTGCAAGCAGGTTCGCTCTGTTTCAAGAAGTCACTAGAgcaaattatgtcattttttgtttttttgatttcCTGTTTTGTAGGGAGCAAAACAAGATGTGGAGATAAGAAAATTTCAGTGTCTTGTTGCTGCATTCTCAGGcaagtatttactatttagtatatacatatttatttgtttcttttaactCCTTTTGAATGTATTGTGGATCAATACCTTTTGGGGTTGGAATCGTGCTATTAATTGGTATTTGAGCgattttttaaacataaattttagactttacttaaatatatataaaaaaatgtatatgaacttttagtatttgtttttgtatataaaaatagttttttttattgccaatggcaaatttttaatggttttgGATGGGAAGGACCTTGCTAACAACAAATGTGAACATTTAGGactgaaattacaaaaaaatgaaCTTTAGGGATGAGAATGACAATTGACACAAACTTATAGGGTGTAATTTGGATTTTAGCCTACAGTATTTGTACTCAAGGGATGAGATTGAAGCCggtattttatggaaaatggaAATTTGTTTCATTGTTGACAGTGAGCtcatgtcttttttatttttgttgtgtaTGGACTGCTTATGCATGTATTAGGAACCACTGGTGCCTTGGGAGATTTAATAGTGTTGGTTATCTTATCTATTGGAAATAActtacaagaagaaaaaaaattcctggaaTTGAGACACTATTAGGTGCTAGAGTCTCAATTAACACTTTGCTATGTGTTCTTGCTTAATTAAATCCCAAAGTTACCTCAAGGAATCATGTCTTCTGTCTATATTATTCTTCAATGGAAGTTGCAACTTTCAAGCTTAAAGCCTCACTAATAGAGTGACGAGTAACCTATTTTCCATGTATCAGTTTAGATTTACCTTCAACTTCATGGTATTGATGGTcccaatctttttgtttttcatatatattgttttaaaaataaaatctagtaACAACATTACTGGCTACTCAACCTGCTTAAATATGTAGTTCACCACCTTCCTAATAATAGTCAACTTCTTAGTAAACTCCCTGGTGAGTTCCTACAGTACTGAAACTTGCTCTTTCATTTTCAAAGAATAAAATTGTACGATCTTTTGACTGTCTATAATTGTGATCGAATTTTTGGCTTGCTGGATGAGGCAGTTGGTTACCTTAGTGGAAAAATCTGGAAAGCTGTTCCTGTATGTTTTATTTGGTGTCTTTTGAGAGAGTGAAATACTCAGATTTTTAGGGCTGTGCAACAGCTGTTGTGAAACTCATTGTCCAAACCACTGTTTGTACTTCACCACTTTTGTCCAAAGTTGGACTCATTGTCCAAACCTTAAACTATTGCAACTCAATCCTATATCCTGGAGctgaaattatatattatgaGTGAATGACAAGGGCTTATGCTACTTATAATTCTATAACCAGAACTATTTTAATCAGTCATCTTATATTCTTTTGGTTCAAATTTTTGCAGGTTAATGCTAGTGGACAATTTTGTGGGGGAAGCTGAAATGGTTGGACCAAAATGACTTTGAAATGAACACAAATTACAGGCAGCAAGAAGATGGGGTGGGCTGTTAATTGACTGCTGAGTTGGAGAATGCAAGCCGGTAATGTGAAGAACATCGAGAGCTGAATAGGAGGATGTTTTGGATATGTTTTGGATCTTCAACCTAGTGAAtccttttgggatttttttttttttttttttgagttgttgATGTACTTGAATATTAATGAAGTGCCAAGGCCTAATAGTTCAGGATTTAAAACCCCCATACCCATGACAGTGtatcgaattataaaaaaattaatgaaatatttcttTGATAATTTAGTAATTTGGAAGGACATCATGATGTTTCTTGAGTCTTGAATAAGAAATTCAGGTGGTTTCATAATGGAGTATCCTTATCATGATTTCTTAGCACCTCTCAGATACCTGTTACCAAGCCCTCAATGACAGAAGTGGTGCAAATTCTGCAAGTCATTACGGCCCCAATATTGTATTAAGTCATTAAGATCACAATTTACAAGATTACACTTTTGTCTTCATCTGGATGTCATAGGCTTGTATATAGCATTATTTTGTGACTATGTGGGGACAGTGGATGCTAAATTAGCTATATAATGTTGCACGCTTATGCAAGCAAGGTGTAGTTAGATACCTACAATAAGAATACCCAAAGAACCTACATTATGCACATAATAGTACATGTTAATGAACTCTAGTGGTAACTTCATATCCAAAAGGCAGAATCTTTAACAAAAATTCATCTTAACCATCTTCAATAACGTTGGATGtcaaaattaataaagtttACAAGAAAAATGTAAATTCAGCAAGTTACCAACACTTTGACatggagataaaaaaaaaactaaatatgcaaGGACTGAATTATGCCAAAAAGTTTAAAGGAACTGCAAAAGCAAAAAGATGTCCCTCCTTGGTCCTCTACATTCAATATCGCATACTCTGTACGATGTTCACATGCGTTGTCCAATGCTTGCCtacaaaaattatgaaaacacatataaaacataaatatggCTAATTTGCACATATAAAACTACATGTTATTTTGCACATTTTCTAGGTATAgaagcaattaaaaaaatataaggaagAGAGGGAGTGAGAATAACAAGATCACAATACCTTTCTTTTGCATAAGGTAGCTCCAAAATAATAGGTACAACATTTGCATTTGTCTTCAAAATAATACTGTGGAAAATAGGAAGTTAGATTTAAGTGGGTAGATAGAATATCATGGAAGCTCATGAACTTCCAACTATGGAAAAAAGAATGAAGTAACTAGAATATCATGGAAGCTCATGAACTCCAAATAGAGGCCCAAGATATGTTAAGAGCTAAATATACATGCCAAATACTTTACCTATGATAATTGAATGCATGCTTACCTAGTTAGGAACATCACTGCTTGTTGATGCACGAATCACATTCGGACATCTTCTGTGGTTATGACCCTCTACATGACACACTCCACATTTCTGCTTGGGTTGACTCTCCCTCCAATCCATCTCATTCCTTATCCTTGTTGACATAGGTCTACCTTTGTCTCGCAACATATCAGGGTTAGGGTACAACTTTGGGCCGACAACCTCTCGCCACAGTGACTTATCCTTTGGCACACAAAAATCATGTGAATAAGTGGCAAGTCGTTCTCGTAAACTATAACAAGGGTCGATATACTTCATTGCATTGATATGTTCCCTGATACAAACTGCAATTACatgtgaacaagggatcttATAGATTTCCCATTTGCCACAAGTACACGTGTTATCTTGTAAccttacttcatgactatggtcTCCCCCTTTAGATCTTTGTGGATTGTAGATTGTGCAAACTTGAAATACACCGTTCTGCTGGTGAAATGGCCTCACATAATGTTTTTGGCCTTTCTCGTAATTTGCTTCATAGATCTCCATGGCATAACTGCTGAACTCTTGACCATGTGCAATATCACCCAATATTTTAGTGCGCCGATCATTGAAATAGGCGACAAGTTTGCACCAAATGTAGTCAACCAATGCAGATATTGGTAGTCCACGTGCACCTTTTAGAACTCCATTGAAACACTCCGACATATTGGTAGTCATTGCCCCATAACGGAGTCCACGATCATGTGACAATGTCCACATCTCCAAATCCTCCTTCCTTAGATATGAGTACGGCTTCTTTTTCTCAGTACTAAGATCCTTACTGAACTTGAGTTCAGCTTCCTTAAGGCAATCCAATATTTTATCAAGTTTGCGAACTTGAGTAGCGTATCCTACTTTCAAGGCCAGAGACTTTAAGAATGGGTCCTTAAATTGagtgttgaagttgctagcaacatgtctAATGCAATATCGATGATATACCGGTACATAATCATGGGGCCACTGTTCAATGGAAGATATGATAGCTCTATGTCGGTCAGATATTATGCAAATGCCGGAATCGGGTACCACATGTTGTATTGCTTTCCGTAAGCAATATAAAAACCATCCCCAACTGGCCCCCGTCTCATCATCCACAACCGCAAAGGCAAGTGGAAAAATCTCATTGTTAGCATCAGTAGCCATTGCAATCAACAACTTtcctttatattttccataaagaTGAGTTCCATCAATACTAATTACTGGCCTACAATGTGTGAATCCAGCAATGGAAGGAGCGAAAGCCCAGAACACATACTTGAATATAATAGTACTTGGTGTGTTTCCGTTGATTGACCGATAAGACACTTGTGTACCCGAATCACTATCCTTATATGCCAATAACAACTTCTGTAACTTTTGGTACGACTCTTCCCAATTCCCATGTATGTTTGCAATGGCCTTTTGTTTCGCATCCCATATCTTGTAGTACGATATTTCGTGCTGAAACCTTTCCTTTATCAGGTTTTGGAGATCCTTTATTTTGTAAGTGTGATCTTCAAGTATATATGTATGAAGTTCTTGAGCAAGAAAATTTGAATCCATCATTCTACCATCTTTGTTCACCCCAACTGATGGACAAGTGTGAGGTCCGTTGTATACTGTGATGACCCATAGTCCGTTAAGTTTCCGTTGCGAGAATGCTCGAACTTTCCATGCACATGACTCATTCACGCACTTCACACACAATCTCTGCTGGTTGGACCACTCAGTTGTATAACTCCTATTGTTGTCCATAGAGTACACTATTAATGCCTGCTTCACCGCCTCTTTATTAGGAAAAATCAACCTTTTGATAAAATTCATTCCCCGTACCCAACTTGATGCAAATGGTATCTCAACATTTGAAGGATCAACTATATTATCCCAAGTGTTTGCATGAAATGACGGGCATGAACTTCATAGGTAGGTACTGTATTCGTAACATTTTGCACACCTATATGATCGCCTATATCATCATGAAACTCCATAGCGTTATCATCATGATCATCCACAACATCATTATGAACATTGTCAACATTTTCATAGTGATCAACATACTCGTGGAAGTCGTCTCTTCCAATCATCTCTTCATACTCATCTCTACCATGATTAACGTCGCCTTcgtcttcccccccccccccctagaGGTTGATAACTAGATCCGCAAACATCCATTGGAGTTGGTGTCTCATGAGATGGTAGTGTATAACCCCCAACTGTGGTGCATGGGGTAAGAGTCGGATGACCATCTGCATGTAATAATTGTAATTCTTCCCCTCCACCACCCTCCAAAATTGTTTGTTGCACATCTTCACCGCCAAGTTCTGTACGAGGCTCCACACTTATATATAACTCAACAGCTTTTAACTGAGGCGTCGAGTCTATCCTGTCAAACATAATCCTAACATGCTTGTCTCCTTTTATTTCAATAGGTGTGAAGACAATGCGATCACTGAAAACTGCATGAGGAGaatgatatataatttttatgtcatGGGACCGACGGTCCAAATCCAGttctttcataattttctttttcaacttcTTCAAATTGATCTCCCGTCCTTTTTTTAGCTGAATAATCTCTATCCTTTTACCAGGCCCTTCATACGTCACTCCATGAATCACATCACTCTGGGGCTCCCCACCATCATATAGATATAAATCAATTGAACCCATTACAAACCTATTCAAAGTCAAATGAGTTTACTAAAAGTTAGTAACAAGTATAACACTTTTATCCGATATGAACTATAAAATATTATCTCCAAGCAAATATAAAGATAACATTGAAATTTTAATCAATTATaaacaattgaaattttattatctccaagcaaatagaaaatagaaaatataaacatTGTATGGTCCGCCAAGTAAAAATAACATTGTATGGTCCACCAAATATAACATTGgagataatatttttgaaatttccaaGCAAATTTTGTATGATTAACCAAGCACATATAAAATACTCTCTCCAAGCAAAtagaaatatttgaatttttaatctCAAGCAATTTCTTATATGGTCACTAacccttaaaaattaaaatctgtTACATTGCAAATAACCCATTACAAATAACAACACATTGCAAATAATAACATGTTAAACACATTACAAACAACAACCCATTTCACAAAAAAACTCATTACACATTGCAAAGAATCCATTACAAAGAACAAATAACAACCATTTACAaatacacaaataaataaataaataaaaacacattaCAAACAACTAATTACTCATAAACCATAAAAAGTGGtatgtgaaaaatatatatctacaaatgaaaaattaattcaCCAGGTCTAAccaaaaaacattttgaaaaagGTTTAGATATTTACCTAgtggttgaagaagaatgaagcttttaattttgtagagATCAATGAAAGTTTGCTTTGAAAAAAAGAGAGCTTGGAAAAGTTGcatttgaagtaaaaaaaaaaatggcgtGGGAGAGAGCTTGTCTGTGTGTATTAGGCGTGGCAGAGAGCTGTTTGTGATATATATTAGAGAGTAATGGGAAAGCTAAGACGGTTGGGTTAGTTGGTGGAATTTAATTGGAGCTCTAGTTTagcaaacttgagttccaatttttaaaaatttttcctgcctggaactcgagtttgccaGACTCGAGCTCCAACTAGTAAAAAAACTTTACCCAacaggaactcgagtttgagaaactcgagttccatatggtttttttttttttttttttttaattccagaTTTATGTTGGTCAGACCGGGAGTCAGAAAGTTGAATATTGggctggaactcgagtttagcaaactcgagttccaaaatcaGTCCAACTAACTAATTAGTTTGACACGCATactattcaccaaaaaaaattctaaatttagtCTAAATAGCAAATTTTGccacttttgaacggtaaggattTTTAGACGCGGGCAGAATGTTTTCGAAAGAACACATTccgagcttgaatttgaacacaaattttgtattttttttatggaaatcaagAAAGTTATTGTCTTCTGACTCAGTCcaaccgagttacccgaaatatggATTCGCAcatgaatttggcttcaaaatatttttcctatatcgcgagagcaataatcttgaaatcaaattttgggtaaataaaACGTTAGTGCCTAGTTATTCACGAGATGTAATCgcatagaaaatgtgttgaaaagtgactttcgctcaccgtttcgacaataacttttgaacggtaaggaatttttagacgcggccAAAATGTTTTCAATACTAtacattcggagcttgaatttgaacacaaattttgtatttttttaatggaaatcaagagagttaatGTCATTTGAATCAGTCCTACAGAGTTCCctgaaatacggattccaattatgagccgatggaggggcgtaaaaatggaagtctaacaaTTCactcacgaatttggcttgaaatATTCCTCCTATATCGTGAGATCAATAATcctgaaatcaaattttgggtaaaaaaacgttagtggcaagttattcacgagacgtaattgcttagaaaatgtgttgaaaagtaaccttcggtcaccgttttgaaaataacttttgaatggtaaggaatttttagacgcggcACGAATGTTTTTGAAAGATCACATTTTGAGCTTGagtttgaacacaaattttgtattttttttatggaaatcaagagagttattgtcttttgaattagtcccaccgagttacccgaaatttggatttcaattatggaccgatggaggggcgtaaaaatggaagtttaacgattcgctcacaaatttggcttggaaatatttttcctatatcgcgagatcaataattttgaaatcaaattttgggtaaaaaatacgttagtggcatgttattcacgagccgtaattgcttagaaaatgtgatGAAATGTCACTTTCtttcaccatttcgacaataacttttgaacggtaaggaatttttagacatTGCCCGAATGTTTTCGAAAGTACACGTTctgagcttgaatttgaacacaaattttgtatttttttgatggaaatcaagaAAGTTATTGTCTTCTGAATCAATCcaaccgagttacccgaaatacggattcgcacatgaatttggcttcgaaatatttttcctatatcgcgagagcaataatcttgaaatcaaattttgggtaaataaaACGTTAGTGCCTAGTTATTCACGAGATGTAATCgcatagaaaatgtgttgaaaagtgacttTCGCTCAccgtttcaacaataacttttgaacggtaaggaatttttagacacGGCCAAAATGTTTTCGATACTAtacattcggagcttgaatttgaacacaaattttgtattttttcaatggaaatcaagagagttaatGTCATTTGAATCGGTCCTACAGAGTTCCCTgaaatatggattccaattatgagcCAATGGAGGGGcttaaaaatggaagtctaacgattcactcatgaatttggcttgaaatATTCCTCCTATATCGTGAGATCAATAATcctgaaatcaaattttgggtaaaaaaacattagtggcaagttattcacgagacgtaattgcttagaaaatgtgttgaaaagtaaccttcggtcaccgttttgaaaataacttttgaacggtaaggaatttttagacgcggcAAGAATGTTTTTGAAAGATCACATTctgagcttgaatttgaacacaaattttgtatttttttgatggaaatcaagagagttattgtcttttgaattagtcccaccgagttacccgaaatttggatttcaattaTGGACCGATgaaggggcgtaaaaatggaagtttaacgattcactcacaaatttggcttggaaatatttttcctatatcgtgagatcaataattttgaaatcaaattttgggtaaaaaatacgttagtggcatgttattcacgagccgtaatcgcttagaaaatgtgatgaaatgtgaccttctttcaccatttcaacaataacttttgaacggtaaggaatttttagatgtTGCCCGAATGTTTTCGAAAGTACACGTTctgagcttgaatttgaacacaaattttgtatttttttta
This DNA window, taken from Quercus robur chromosome 2, dhQueRobu3.1, whole genome shotgun sequence, encodes the following:
- the LOC126716147 gene encoding uncharacterized protein LOC126716147; translation: MIGRDDFHEYVDHYENVDNVHNDVVDDHDDNAMEFHDDIGDHIVDPSNVEIPFASSWVRGMNFIKRLIFPNKEAVKQALIVYSMDNNRSYTTEWSNQQRLCVKCVNESCAWKVRAFSQRKLNGLWVITVYNGPHTCPSVGVNKDGRMMDSNFLAQELHTYILEDHTYKIKDLQNLIKERFQHEISYYKIWDAKQKAIANIHGNWEESYQKLQKLLLAYKDSDSGTQVSYRSINGNTPSTIIFKYVFWAFAPSIAGFTHCRPVISIDGTHLYGKYKGKLLIAMATDANNEIFPLAFAVVDDETGASWGWFLYCLRKAIQHVVPDSGICIISDRHRAIISSIEQWPHDYVPVYHRYCIRHVASNFNTQFKDPFLKSLALKVGYATQVRKLDKILDCLKEAELKFSKDLSTEKKKPYSYLRKEDLEMWTLSHDRGLRYGAMTTNMSECFNGVLKGARGLPISALVDYIWCKLVAYFNDRRTKILGDIAHGQEFSSYAMEIYEANYEKGQKHYVRPFHQQNGVFQFVSGNISMQ